In Dermacentor albipictus isolate Rhodes 1998 colony chromosome 6, USDA_Dalb.pri_finalv2, whole genome shotgun sequence, the following proteins share a genomic window:
- the LOC135914473 gene encoding chorion peroxidase-like — translation MTPKQRDTAYDGEVTGEPLSRANVSLRETTDVATRCASSERRECDPEKPYSEFDGSCNNIEHPDWGESYACLRRLLEQAYRDGAGHIRTARSGAALPSARIVSTTIHKERETPDPRRSHMLMAFGQFFAHDVSLTPTRPLSRLEINQGLDTTTDVLPIAIPPDDPFYGQFNQTQMSFQRSLWCTRCRSAQEWDVSRWNALHAGHREQHNSRTSYIDGSQIYGVNEDAVRLLRAMKDGLLRSQSVNGDTLLPASMDPAMDNCSHHGDSGMCFHAGDVRANQNVGQVTMHTIWMREHNRIARKLHAVNPDWDDERLFQVTRRIVQGRLQHLVFGGWATTVLGEALTARYRLRPRRQGYTRYDPGVDATLLNEFAAAALRFGHTTVNRRFEL, via the exons ATGACGCCCAAGCAAAGGGA CACCGCTTACGACGGCGAAGTCACCGGAGAGCCGTTGTCTCGCGCGAACGTGAGCTTGCGAGAAACGACGGACGTGGCGACCCGCTGCGCATCTTCGGAGAGAAGAGAGTGCGACCCGGAGAAGCCGTACTCCGAGTTCGAcggcagctgtaacaacatcgaGCACCCCGACTGGGGCGAGAGCTACGCCTGCCTCAGGAGGCTGCTTGAGCAGGCTTACAGAGACG GAGCGGGTCACATTCGCACGGCTCGCAGCGGCGCTGCGCTGCCTTCGGCCAGGATTGTCTCGACCACGATTCACAAGGAGAGAGAGACACCCGACCCACGGCGGTCGCACATGCTGATGGCGTTCGGCCAGTTCTTCGCCCACGACGTCTCCCTGACGCCCACCAGGCCTCTCAGCCGCCTCGAGATTAATCAAG GACTGGACACGACGACGGATGTGCTGCCCATCGCCATTCCCCCTGACGACCCTTTCTACGGGCAGTTCAACCAGACCCAGATGTCCTTCCAGCGTTCCCTGTGGTGCACGCGGTGCCGCTCCG CTCAGGAGTGGGATGTCTCTCGCTGGAACGCATTGCACGCGGGCCATAGGGAGCAGCACAACTCGAGGACGTCTTACATCGATGGATCGCAAATCTACGGAGTGAACGAAGACGCGGTCCGCCTGCTCCGGGCAATGAAAGATG GTCTCCTGAGGTCGCAGTCAGTGAACGGCGACACTCTCCTGCCTGCCAGCATGGACCCAGCAATGGACAACTGCAGCCACCACGGGGACAGCGGAATGTGCTTCCACGCCG GTGACGTCAGAGCGAACCAGAACGTCGGCCAGGTGACCATGCACACGATCTGGATGCGCGAGCACAACAGGATCGCGCGGAAGCTGCACGCTGTCAACCCCGACTGGGACGACGAACGGCTCTTCCAGGTCACGAG GAGGATCGTGCAGGGCCGCCTGCAGCACCTCGTGTTCGGCGGCTGGGCGACGACGGTTCTGGGCGAAGCGCTGACCGCCAGGTACCGCCTACGCCCGAGGCGCCAGGGCTACACCCGCTACGACCCTGGCGTGGACGCGACCCTGCTCAACGAGTTTGCCGCCGCCGCGCTACGATTCGGCCACACCACCGTCAACAGGCGGTTTGAGCTGTGA